A genomic window from Desertifilum tharense IPPAS B-1220 includes:
- the thrB gene encoding homoserine kinase, with translation MSQSVTLQVPATTANLGPGFDCIGAALTLYNTCQFSRLDAGELEITVSGVDAERVSTDQSNLLYQAFAKFYEQLGQVPPPVRIQIELGVPLARGLGSSATAIVGGLVGANWLAGQPLSTTEVMEIAIAIEGHPDNVVPALLGGCRLAASRGSAWEICEVPWHSEIVPVVAIPNFELSTAEARRVLPAQYSRADAIFNTAHFGLLVRALETGNPQWLQAALQDRIHQPYRQTLISGFDAVREAALQAGAYELVISGAGPTLLALTSPQQSASVCQAMSQAWQQQGISTQAIALAIDADGTKTID, from the coding sequence ATGAGCCAATCTGTAACGCTACAAGTCCCTGCCACAACAGCGAACCTCGGCCCCGGTTTTGATTGTATTGGGGCTGCCCTGACGCTGTATAACACTTGCCAGTTCTCGCGCTTAGACGCAGGCGAGTTGGAAATTACCGTTAGTGGGGTGGATGCCGAACGGGTTAGCACGGATCAAAGTAATTTACTTTACCAAGCGTTTGCTAAGTTTTACGAACAGTTGGGCCAGGTTCCGCCTCCGGTTCGGATTCAGATTGAGTTAGGCGTTCCCCTCGCTAGGGGGTTGGGGAGTTCGGCGACGGCAATTGTCGGCGGCTTGGTGGGGGCGAACTGGCTGGCGGGTCAGCCGTTAAGCACAACTGAAGTTATGGAGATAGCGATCGCAATCGAAGGCCATCCTGATAATGTGGTACCGGCTTTACTGGGGGGCTGTCGTTTGGCCGCCAGTCGGGGCAGCGCTTGGGAGATTTGCGAGGTACCCTGGCATTCTGAGATTGTTCCGGTGGTTGCGATTCCCAATTTTGAGCTATCTACGGCCGAAGCAAGGCGCGTTCTACCCGCGCAATATAGCCGCGCCGATGCCATTTTCAATACCGCCCATTTCGGTTTGCTCGTCCGCGCCCTAGAAACCGGAAACCCGCAGTGGCTGCAAGCTGCCCTTCAAGACCGCATTCACCAACCCTATCGCCAAACCCTGATTTCGGGGTTTGATGCCGTTCGAGAAGCGGCTTTGCAGGCTGGGGCCTACGAATTGGTCATTAGCGGTGCGGGCCCGACGCTACTCGCCCTAACCTCCCCCCAACAGTCGGCTAGCGTTTGCCAAGCCATGAGCCAAGCTTGGCAGCAACAAGGCATTTCTACCCAGGCGATCGCTCTGGCGATAGATGCCGATGGCACAAAAACCATTGATTGA